Proteins encoded within one genomic window of Cyanobacterium sp. T60_A2020_053:
- the lipA gene encoding lipoyl synthase, which produces MTSRVMPSALLPSWLKAPIGKASEISQVQKIVKERQIHTICEEGRCPNRGECYSQGTATFLLMGPTCTRSCAFCQVDKGHAPMPLDPEEPQKVAEAVKLLGLTYVVLTSVARDDLGDGGAGWFVTVMGEVRRLNPQTKMEVLTPDFGNDEAKQAQRVATVVKANPACYNHNLETVERLQNPVRRGGRYGRSLRVLELVKEFNPKIPTKSGLMLGLGETKEEIIKTLQDLRAVNCDRLTLGQYMRPSLAHLPVEKYWTPEEFTELGEIAENLGFNHVRSAPLVRSSYHAGI; this is translated from the coding sequence ATGACATCAAGGGTAATGCCCAGCGCCCTCCTCCCCAGTTGGTTAAAAGCGCCCATCGGCAAAGCATCGGAAATTTCACAGGTACAAAAAATCGTCAAAGAAAGACAAATCCATACTATTTGCGAGGAAGGGCGCTGTCCTAATCGTGGGGAGTGTTATAGTCAGGGTACAGCAACATTTTTGTTAATGGGTCCCACTTGCACCAGAAGTTGCGCATTTTGTCAAGTGGATAAAGGTCATGCGCCCATGCCCCTCGACCCAGAAGAACCGCAGAAGGTGGCAGAAGCTGTTAAATTACTAGGTTTAACCTATGTGGTGTTAACTTCCGTTGCCCGTGATGATTTAGGGGATGGGGGCGCTGGTTGGTTTGTGACGGTAATGGGTGAAGTGCGCCGTCTTAATCCTCAAACAAAAATGGAAGTTTTAACCCCTGATTTCGGTAACGATGAAGCCAAACAAGCCCAACGGGTAGCAACGGTTGTTAAAGCTAATCCTGCTTGTTATAACCATAACCTCGAAACCGTAGAACGTTTACAAAATCCCGTGCGTCGGGGAGGGCGCTATGGGCGCTCGTTAAGGGTACTAGAATTAGTTAAAGAATTTAACCCCAAAATTCCCACTAAGTCTGGTTTAATGCTCGGTTTAGGGGAAACCAAAGAGGAAATTATTAAAACTCTACAGGATTTAAGGGCGGTAAATTGTGATCGCCTTACTTTAGGGCAATATATGCGCCCTTCCCTCGCCCACTTACCTGTGGAAAAATATTGGACTCCTGAAGAATTTACCGAATTAGGGGAAATTGCCGAAAACTTAGGTTTTAATCATGTGCGGAGTGCGCCTCTCGTGCGCAGTTCTTACCATGCGGGAATATAA
- a CDS encoding response regulator has translation MANHKILVIDDSMVIRRTVKEMLPKGKFDVVEAKDGAQGMELIKTSNPHIIMLDFFLPKMSGWEVYQEIQSNPKLKAIPLLLMSGRKDEVTDKIPEPFEFFAFLEKPFDPKQLVQGIRDAMERSKKLAKLVQEESDSQPMAKVTSAGGEDVAKLTARVAHLEGEVNKMKKQINQLVTFIKKKLQ, from the coding sequence GTGGCAAACCATAAAATTTTAGTGATTGACGATAGTATGGTGATCAGACGTACTGTGAAAGAAATGTTACCAAAAGGTAAATTCGATGTAGTAGAAGCCAAAGACGGCGCGCAAGGCATGGAATTAATTAAAACCAGTAACCCTCATATCATTATGTTGGATTTCTTTTTGCCGAAAATGAGCGGTTGGGAAGTTTATCAAGAAATTCAGAGTAATCCGAAATTGAAAGCCATTCCTTTACTTCTCATGTCAGGTAGAAAAGATGAAGTAACCGATAAAATACCTGAACCTTTTGAGTTTTTCGCCTTTCTCGAAAAACCCTTCGATCCAAAACAGTTAGTACAAGGCATTCGAGATGCCATGGAAAGATCGAAGAAACTAGCTAAACTTGTGCAAGAAGAGTCAGACTCTCAACCAATGGCAAAAGTTACTTCTGCTGGTGGTGAAGATGTGGCAAAACTCACCGCCAGAGTTGCCCATTTAGAAGGGGAAGTGAATAAAATGAAAAAACAAATTAATCAGTTGGTTACTTTTATCAAGAAAAAATTACAATAA
- the glpK gene encoding glycerol kinase GlpK, producing MTKYILAIDQGTTSSRAILFQKNGHIFASAHQEFSQYYPNPGEVEHDALEIWQSVLTVVTEVCQKGKISLNQIEGIGITNQRETTVVWHRDTGKPIYNAIVWQDRRTSSVIDDLKGRNLQKEVKSRSGLLLDAYFSASKVQWILDMVEGARELASQGKLAFGTIDSWLIWNLTGGKTHVTDVSNASRTLLLNVNKVKWDVLLAELFDIPMSILPQLCDSSGIIAYTDGDIFGAEIPIAGVAGDQQAATFGHTGFHPGIAKNTYGTGCFLISPTGKNLVPSEKSLLSTICWSLHGEITYGLEGSILSAGAAITWLRDGLGIIDKASDISSLAESVADTGDVYFVPALAGLGSPYWDQYARGAIVGISRATTKAHIARATLEGIAFQVCDVVRSLEQDSGQSLQLLKVDGGATQSNFLLQFQADLLGIPVERPTEIELTARGVAYFAGLGTGFWRDLDEIQQLETKSTIFEPKIKDSQRKLLYERWLDAVGRCGDWASRSFSL from the coding sequence ATGACAAAATATATTTTAGCCATAGATCAAGGCACAACCAGTTCAAGGGCGATTTTATTCCAAAAAAACGGTCATATTTTCGCCAGCGCCCACCAAGAGTTTAGCCAATATTATCCTAATCCGGGGGAAGTGGAACACGATGCCCTCGAAATTTGGCAATCTGTATTAACAGTGGTGACAGAAGTATGTCAAAAAGGGAAAATCAGTTTAAATCAAATCGAAGGCATTGGTATTACCAACCAAAGAGAAACCACCGTAGTATGGCACAGAGACACGGGTAAGCCGATCTATAATGCTATTGTGTGGCAAGATCGGCGCACGTCATCGGTAATTGATGATCTAAAAGGTCGCAATTTACAAAAAGAAGTCAAAAGTCGCTCTGGTTTACTATTGGATGCTTACTTTTCTGCCAGTAAAGTACAATGGATTTTGGACATGGTGGAGGGCGCTAGGGAGTTAGCAAGTCAAGGAAAATTAGCCTTCGGCACCATTGATAGTTGGTTGATTTGGAACTTGACAGGGGGAAAAACCCACGTTACCGATGTTAGTAATGCTTCTCGGACTTTGCTTTTGAATGTTAATAAGGTGAAGTGGGATGTTTTACTGGCGGAATTATTTGATATACCCATGTCAATTTTGCCTCAGTTATGCGATTCGAGCGGTATTATTGCTTATACTGATGGGGATATTTTTGGGGCAGAAATTCCCATCGCTGGGGTGGCAGGAGACCAACAGGCTGCAACTTTCGGTCATACGGGTTTTCACCCCGGTATCGCTAAAAATACCTATGGTACAGGATGTTTTTTGATCTCCCCCACGGGCAAAAATTTAGTACCTTCTGAAAAAAGTTTATTATCAACTATTTGTTGGAGTTTGCATGGTGAAATTACCTACGGTTTAGAGGGTAGTATTTTGTCGGCGGGCGCTGCTATTACTTGGTTAAGGGATGGTTTAGGGATTATCGACAAAGCTAGTGATATTAGTAGCCTTGCTGAGTCTGTGGCTGATACGGGGGATGTTTATTTTGTTCCTGCTTTAGCTGGTTTGGGTTCGCCCTATTGGGATCAATATGCTAGAGGTGCTATTGTGGGTATTAGTCGCGCCACGACAAAAGCTCATATAGCGCGCGCCACCCTAGAAGGTATTGCTTTTCAGGTATGTGACGTAGTGCGTAGTTTAGAGCAGGATTCGGGGCAATCCTTACAGTTATTGAAAGTGGATGGGGGCGCTACTCAAAGTAACTTTTTGTTGCAATTCCAAGCGGATTTATTGGGGATTCCTGTGGAAAGACCAACGGAAATTGAATTAACCGCACGCGGTGTGGCTTATTTTGCTGGTTTAGGCACCGGTTTTTGGCGTGATTTAGATGAAATTCAGCAGTTGGAAACCAAAAGCACTATTTTTGAACCAAAAATTAAGGATAGTCAACGTAAATTATTATACGAGCGTTGGTTAGACGCTGTCGGGCGCTGTGGTGATTGGGCTTCTCGCTCTTTTTCTCTTTAA